The Arachis ipaensis cultivar K30076 chromosome B07, Araip1.1, whole genome shotgun sequence genome includes a window with the following:
- the LOC107609553 gene encoding uncharacterized protein At1g65710 isoform X2, with product MGACLSKKKGSTTSPGATFQVPSKLKDSENGGVTATLSKPTNPEMNLNNEKNTVQEKHDTVVVAAAHEGENQVKKEIFIIKHRKSHDERSSKIQPCTAQQNLSAYSNDGSSSESAESMGNNKNKIAPSTPNIAASGVRTSSCTKEEVDAILIQCGRLSRSSSGRAASSSGGRKYSGSKRSFDFDHCDNDANSNDDDQRRGNATTTDNSDLCEEYDGVATGNRHRAQHRQRNRQSPRPSPRRRTPSRERDQQQNQRSSSRERRVSRSPGRRSSETTNGANGNGSNNGNGNHNNVGSTRPGKLVSVPATVTSLVMDKSNNGIGGGESAAATGVKRITVKRNVGECGVAGSRGAASPRSQSPARAQSPARAQSPARALSPARAHSPARGNNGNAGNQQQQPSISRNNSSRKTEQSPYRRNPLNEIDPNSLSYPQSNANNSSSSNKVQNRPKKDAEAEANQKGVTANCKVKEQQEEESKGMASMNNDNVVVKTMVPSGVADNIKPQSLTRSRSSRRSRDLDLNPETLINPVPQSYTSLLLEDIQNFHQKNTNTTQPSISLPACLSKACSILEAVADLNSTTSPNFSAGAFSEDKKTPSLGANNSSNHYAKKRVEPFVESEVVVSDDVMEPSLHKYVTVKRGGSVCGVVDMEDQESSGSNSFITQSGQIQQQNQWGISSNTWEANSADSTDCWSSRLMEGSDAVAEARKALNCKKRECDDHQHSSGIGRGRLSGSSSSSSKVLHHHNSIPVAST from the exons ATGGGTGCATGTTTGAGCAAGAAGAAAGGGTCAACTACTTCTCCAGGTGCAACTTTTCAGGTTCCTTCTAAGTTAAAGGATTCTGAAAATGGTGGTGTCACCGCCACCCTATCCAAACCCACCAACCCAGAAATGAACCTCAATAATGAGAAGAACACAGTGCAAGAGAAACATGACACAGTAGTGGTAGCAGCAGCGCATGAAGGTGAAAACCAAGTGAAAAAAGAGATTTTTATCATTAAGCACAGGAAGAGCCACGATGAAAGGAGCTCCAAGATTCAACCTTGCACTGCTCAGCAGAACCTGTCAGCATATTCAAATGATGGGTCATCCTCAGAATCTGCCGAATCAATGGGAAACAACAAGAACAAAATTGCACCTTCTACACCAAACATTGCTGCTAGTGGTGTGAGGACCTCAAGCTGCACAAAAGAAGAGGTGGATGCAATTCTGATCCAGTGTGGGAGGCTCAGCAGAAGCTCTTCTGGTAGAGCTGCCTCTTCTTCTGGTGGGAGAAAGTACTCAGGCTCAAAGAGAAGCTTTGATTTTGATCACTGTGACAATGATGCTAATTCCAATGATGATGACCAAAGGAGGGGCAATGCTACTACAACTGACAACAGTGATTTGTGTGAGGAATATGATGGGGTAGCCACCGGGAACCGCCACCGTGCCCAACACCGCCAGCGCAACCGCCAGTCACCAAGGCCTTCTCCAAGGAGAAGGACCCCAAGCAGGGAACGGGACCAGCAGCAGAATCAAAGGTCCAGCAGCAGGGAGAGGAGGGTGAGTAGATCTCCTGGAAGAAGGTCATCAGAGACAACAAACGGTGCCAATGGCAATGGAAGCAACAATGGAAATGGCAACCACAATAATGTAGGTTCTACTAGGCCTGGGAAGTTGGTGTCCGTTCCTGCCACTGTTACATCACTGGTCATGGATAAGAGTAACAATGGAATTGGTGGAGGAGAATCTGCAGCCGCTACAGGTGTCAAAAGGATAACTGTTAAGAGAAATGTTGGTGAATGTGGTGTGGCTGGTTCAAGGGGTGCAGCATCACCACGGTCTCAGTCTCCCGCAAGAGCACAATCTCCCGCAAGAGCACAATCTCCCGCAAGAGCACTCTCTCCTGCAAGAGCACACTCTCCTGCAAGAGGAAACAATGGGAATGCAGGGAATCAGCAGCAACAACCTTCAATTAGCCGCAACAACTCGTCAAGGAAAACTGAACAGTCTCCTTATAGAAGGAATCCATTGAATGAGATTGATCCTAATTCCCTTTCTTATCCACAGTCAAATGCCAACaatagcagcagcagcaacaaggTGCAAAACAGACCCAAGAAGGACGCTGAAGCAGAAGCTAATCAG AAAGGTGTTACTGCAAATTGCAAGGTGAAGGAGCAACAAGAGGAAGAGAGCAAGGGAATGGCATCAATGAACAATGACAATGTTGTGGTGAAGACAATGGTGCCATCAGGTGTTGCTGACAACATCAAACCCCAATCTCTAACAAGAAGCAGGTCTTCAAGAAGATCAAGGGACTTAGATCTCAACCCTGAAACACTAATTAACCCTGTACCACAGTCCTACACCTCCCTCCTCCTTGAAGACATCCAAAACTTCCACCAAAAGAACACAAACACAACACAGCCTTCCATTTCTCTCCCAGCTTGTCTCTCCAAAGCTTGCTCGATCCTCGAAGCTGTTGCCGATCTCAACTCCACCACAAGCCCAAACTTCTCTGCTGGTGCATTCTCTGAGGACAAGAAAACTCCATCACTAGGTGCGAATAACAGTAGCAACCATTATGCAAAGAAGAGGGTGGAGCCATTTGTGGAATCCGAGGTAGTTGTGAGTGATGATGTGATGGAACCAAGCTTGCACAAGTATGTGACAGTGAAGAGGGGTGGTTCAGTTTGTGGGGTAGTGGACATGGAAGACCAAGAATCTTCAGGTAGCAACAGCTTCATCACTCAAAGTGGCCAAATACAACAGCAAAATCAGTggggcatttcatcaaacacatgggaAGCAAACTCAGCTGATTCAACAGATTGTTGGAGCTCAAGGTTGATGGAAGGTAGTGATGCTGTGGCTGAAGCTAGAAAAGCATTGAACTGCAAGAAAAGAGAGTGTGATGATCATCAACATAGCAGCGGAATCGGGCGCGGAAGGCTTAGtggttcttcctcttcttcttctaaagTTCTTCATCACCACAACAGTATACCTGTTGCATCAACATAA
- the LOC107608161 gene encoding NDR1/HIN1-like protein 6, producing the protein MGDNQRIHPLHHDVESPPSPPPPQPLAPLVPRNMSRSDKGDPELSNQQPPPPPPPPARNRRSRRGCCCKFLCWFISILLIVVVAIGATVGILYLVFRPKLPKYSINEIGVTRFDLSNNDSLSVTFNLTITARNPNKRIGIDYRGGSHISAYYNGTKLCDGSLPKFYQGHHNTTVLNIPLSGEAENATALENSLTQQLQQSGSVPLRLKAKQPVRIKFGKLKLFKITFRVRCWIVVDNLNANNSIRIKSSSCKFRLKL; encoded by the coding sequence ATGGGAGATAATCAGAGAATCCACCCTCTTCATCATGATGTTGAATCACCACCATCGCCGCCACCGCCACAACCATTGGCACCTTTGGTGCCAAGGAACATGTCCAGATCGGATAAAGGCGATCCGGAGTTGTcaaatcaacaaccaccaccacctcctcctcctcctgctCGCAACAGAAGATCAAGAAGAGGTTGCTGCTGCAAATTCCTATGTTGGTTTATAAGCATATTGCTTATCGTGGTGGTGGCGATCGGCGCAACAGTGGGTATACTTTATCTTGTGTTCAGGCCGAAGCTTCCGAAATACTCCATCAACGAAATTGGGGTGACAAGATTCGATCTTTCAAACAACGATAGCTTAAGTGTCACATTCAACTTGACAATAACAGCTCGGAATCCAAACAAGAGAATTGGAATCGATTACAGAGGTGGAAGCCACATTAGTGCTTATTACAATGGCACAAAACTATGTGATGGATCGTTACCGAAATTCTACCAAGGTCACCATAACACTACAGTTCTTAACATTCCTCTTTCAGGGGAAGCAGAAAATGCAACAGCTTTGGAGAATTCATTGACGCAACAACTGCAGCAAAGTGGAAGTGTTCCTCTTCGGTTGAAGGCCAAGCAACCGGTGAGGATTAAGTTTGGGAAGTTGAAGCTATTCAAGATCACCTTCAGGGTTAGGTGCTGGATTGTTGTGGATAATCTTAATGCTAATAACTCTATTAGAATCAAGAGCAGTAGCTGCAAGTTCAGGCTCAAGTTATAG
- the LOC107609553 gene encoding uncharacterized protein At1g65710 isoform X1 produces MGACLSKKKGSTTSPGATFQVPSKLKDSENGGVTATLSKPTNPEMNLNNEKNTVQEKHDTVVVAAAHEGENQVKKEIFIIKHRKSHDERSSKIQPCTAQQNLSAYSNDGSSSESAESMGNNKNKIAPSTPNIAASGVRTSSCTKEEVDAILIQCGRLSRSSSGRAASSSGGRKYSGSKRSFDFDHCDNDANSNDDDQRRGNATTTDNSDLCEEYDGVATGNRHRAQHRQRNRQSPRPSPRRRTPSRERDQQQNQRSSSRERRVSRSPGRRSSETTNGANGNGSNNGNGNHNNVGSTRPGKLVSVPATVTSLVMDKSNNGIGGGESAAATGVKRITVKRNVGECGVAGSRGAASPRSQSPARAQSPARAQSPARALSPARAHSPARGNNGNAGNQQQQPSISRNNSSRKTEQSPYRRNPLNEIDPNSLSYPQSNANNSSSSNKVQNRPKKDAEAEANQNPCSLQKGVTANCKVKEQQEEESKGMASMNNDNVVVKTMVPSGVADNIKPQSLTRSRSSRRSRDLDLNPETLINPVPQSYTSLLLEDIQNFHQKNTNTTQPSISLPACLSKACSILEAVADLNSTTSPNFSAGAFSEDKKTPSLGANNSSNHYAKKRVEPFVESEVVVSDDVMEPSLHKYVTVKRGGSVCGVVDMEDQESSGSNSFITQSGQIQQQNQWGISSNTWEANSADSTDCWSSRLMEGSDAVAEARKALNCKKRECDDHQHSSGIGRGRLSGSSSSSSKVLHHHNSIPVAST; encoded by the exons ATGGGTGCATGTTTGAGCAAGAAGAAAGGGTCAACTACTTCTCCAGGTGCAACTTTTCAGGTTCCTTCTAAGTTAAAGGATTCTGAAAATGGTGGTGTCACCGCCACCCTATCCAAACCCACCAACCCAGAAATGAACCTCAATAATGAGAAGAACACAGTGCAAGAGAAACATGACACAGTAGTGGTAGCAGCAGCGCATGAAGGTGAAAACCAAGTGAAAAAAGAGATTTTTATCATTAAGCACAGGAAGAGCCACGATGAAAGGAGCTCCAAGATTCAACCTTGCACTGCTCAGCAGAACCTGTCAGCATATTCAAATGATGGGTCATCCTCAGAATCTGCCGAATCAATGGGAAACAACAAGAACAAAATTGCACCTTCTACACCAAACATTGCTGCTAGTGGTGTGAGGACCTCAAGCTGCACAAAAGAAGAGGTGGATGCAATTCTGATCCAGTGTGGGAGGCTCAGCAGAAGCTCTTCTGGTAGAGCTGCCTCTTCTTCTGGTGGGAGAAAGTACTCAGGCTCAAAGAGAAGCTTTGATTTTGATCACTGTGACAATGATGCTAATTCCAATGATGATGACCAAAGGAGGGGCAATGCTACTACAACTGACAACAGTGATTTGTGTGAGGAATATGATGGGGTAGCCACCGGGAACCGCCACCGTGCCCAACACCGCCAGCGCAACCGCCAGTCACCAAGGCCTTCTCCAAGGAGAAGGACCCCAAGCAGGGAACGGGACCAGCAGCAGAATCAAAGGTCCAGCAGCAGGGAGAGGAGGGTGAGTAGATCTCCTGGAAGAAGGTCATCAGAGACAACAAACGGTGCCAATGGCAATGGAAGCAACAATGGAAATGGCAACCACAATAATGTAGGTTCTACTAGGCCTGGGAAGTTGGTGTCCGTTCCTGCCACTGTTACATCACTGGTCATGGATAAGAGTAACAATGGAATTGGTGGAGGAGAATCTGCAGCCGCTACAGGTGTCAAAAGGATAACTGTTAAGAGAAATGTTGGTGAATGTGGTGTGGCTGGTTCAAGGGGTGCAGCATCACCACGGTCTCAGTCTCCCGCAAGAGCACAATCTCCCGCAAGAGCACAATCTCCCGCAAGAGCACTCTCTCCTGCAAGAGCACACTCTCCTGCAAGAGGAAACAATGGGAATGCAGGGAATCAGCAGCAACAACCTTCAATTAGCCGCAACAACTCGTCAAGGAAAACTGAACAGTCTCCTTATAGAAGGAATCCATTGAATGAGATTGATCCTAATTCCCTTTCTTATCCACAGTCAAATGCCAACaatagcagcagcagcaacaaggTGCAAAACAGACCCAAGAAGGACGCTGAAGCAGAAGCTAATCAG AATCCATGTTCATTGCAGAAAGGTGTTACTGCAAATTGCAAGGTGAAGGAGCAACAAGAGGAAGAGAGCAAGGGAATGGCATCAATGAACAATGACAATGTTGTGGTGAAGACAATGGTGCCATCAGGTGTTGCTGACAACATCAAACCCCAATCTCTAACAAGAAGCAGGTCTTCAAGAAGATCAAGGGACTTAGATCTCAACCCTGAAACACTAATTAACCCTGTACCACAGTCCTACACCTCCCTCCTCCTTGAAGACATCCAAAACTTCCACCAAAAGAACACAAACACAACACAGCCTTCCATTTCTCTCCCAGCTTGTCTCTCCAAAGCTTGCTCGATCCTCGAAGCTGTTGCCGATCTCAACTCCACCACAAGCCCAAACTTCTCTGCTGGTGCATTCTCTGAGGACAAGAAAACTCCATCACTAGGTGCGAATAACAGTAGCAACCATTATGCAAAGAAGAGGGTGGAGCCATTTGTGGAATCCGAGGTAGTTGTGAGTGATGATGTGATGGAACCAAGCTTGCACAAGTATGTGACAGTGAAGAGGGGTGGTTCAGTTTGTGGGGTAGTGGACATGGAAGACCAAGAATCTTCAGGTAGCAACAGCTTCATCACTCAAAGTGGCCAAATACAACAGCAAAATCAGTggggcatttcatcaaacacatgggaAGCAAACTCAGCTGATTCAACAGATTGTTGGAGCTCAAGGTTGATGGAAGGTAGTGATGCTGTGGCTGAAGCTAGAAAAGCATTGAACTGCAAGAAAAGAGAGTGTGATGATCATCAACATAGCAGCGGAATCGGGCGCGGAAGGCTTAGtggttcttcctcttcttcttctaaagTTCTTCATCACCACAACAGTATACCTGTTGCATCAACATAA